A window of Mucilaginibacter robiniae genomic DNA:
GTATAATATCATTCCTGCATGATACAGTATACCATCGCGAAACTCACCATCAGCGGTAAAGCCAGTATCATCTTTATAGTCAATGTGGTTACCGCTTACCCGGTAGTTGCCTTGGTAAGCGTTCTGTCGTTTACCGCGGGCCTCGTCATACCGACCATCGGGTAAAAGTTCATGTCGTATGTAGCCGTCTGCAGTTACCCACATGCCT
This region includes:
- a CDS encoding Atu4866 domain-containing protein; protein product: MNTTIEDTQEYIGMWVTADGYIRHELLPDGRYDEARGKRQNAYQGNYRVSGNHIDYKDDTGFTADGEFRDGILYHAGMILYKEQIP